The Fortiea contorta PCC 7126 genome has a segment encoding these proteins:
- the rpmG gene encoding 50S ribosomal protein L33, with protein MAKSKGVRIIVTLECTECRTNPEKRSPGVSRYTSTKNRRNTTNRLELKKFCTHCNKHTVHKEIK; from the coding sequence ATGGCTAAAAGCAAAGGTGTCCGCATAATAGTGACACTAGAATGTACCGAGTGCCGCACCAATCCGGAGAAACGTTCTCCTGGTGTTTCACGATATACAAGTACCAAGAACAGACGCAACACCACCAATCGGTTGGAACTCAAAAAGTTCTGCACCCACTGCAACAAACACACAGTCCACAAGGAAATTAAGTAA
- the rpsR gene encoding 30S ribosomal protein S18: protein MSYYRRRLSPIKPGEPIDYKDVDLLRKFVTERGKILPRRITGLTCQQQRDLTLAIKRARIVALLPFINAEG, encoded by the coding sequence ATGAGCTATTACCGTCGGCGTTTGTCCCCGATCAAACCCGGAGAACCAATCGATTATAAAGATGTTGATTTGTTGCGTAAGTTTGTCACCGAGCGAGGCAAGATTTTACCCCGCCGTATCACTGGGCTGACATGCCAACAACAAAGAGACTTGACATTAGCAATAAAACGTGCTCGAATTGTAGCTTTATTGCCCTTTATCAATGCAGAAGGCTAG
- a CDS encoding ribonuclease catalytic domain-containing protein: MEKGTLVEFRVQGDRRLGVVDRPDGKTRWFVVDERGQSHSLAPRQITYTVNGQTYKPSDIDRFLAQVKPYLDPSSLEVAWELLVTEDQTVTPSEMANLLFSESDAFYCYAAHCLLSDDKLYFKQKGDAYETRTEAQVAERKHQLEVEAQKAKGQQEFLARVDQALKGEAVEWQRHDRQRLEGLEKYAALMADIVRMGVSFDSLSRAYPPPAPVLETMTMLGRSATPQGAFQLLVDLGWWSSNENLFLRRSSIPVQFPSKVLEVAQQRLDLPPSDEDGNRLDLTHLKVYTIDDESTTEIDDGLSWESLSNGQECLWVHIADPTRLLAPEDELDLEARKRGSTVYLPTGMIPMFPEVLATGPMSLVQGRVCCALSFGVVLDQTGAVAEFNIHPSIIKPTYRLTYEDVDEMLELGVEGEPEIAAIAIWAKRRRTWRYTQGAISINMPEAMIKVKGDDISIDILDDSSARQLVAEMMILAGEVAARYGQTHNIPLPFRGQPQPELPPEQELILLPAGFVRACAMRRCMPKSEMSITPVRHAGLGLNTYTQATSPIRRYSDLLTHFQLKAHLRGEVPPFSAEQLKEVMMTVTSTTQEVTMVERQTNRYWALEYLRRHPEQVWQVTVLMWLREDNNLALILLEDLGLQLPMTFKRDVNLGEQLLVKVGLADPQKDMIQFQEIIYQEAVN; the protein is encoded by the coding sequence GTGGAGAAGGGGACGCTAGTTGAATTTAGGGTTCAAGGCGATCGCCGTCTGGGAGTTGTGGATCGTCCAGACGGCAAAACCCGTTGGTTTGTGGTAGATGAACGCGGTCAATCCCACAGCCTCGCGCCTAGACAAATTACTTATACAGTCAACGGACAAACATACAAGCCATCAGACATTGACCGCTTTCTGGCACAAGTCAAGCCATATTTAGATCCATCTAGCCTAGAAGTGGCTTGGGAATTACTAGTGACAGAAGATCAAACAGTCACCCCGTCCGAGATGGCTAATCTCCTGTTTTCGGAATCAGACGCATTTTATTGTTACGCCGCTCACTGCTTGTTATCAGACGATAAACTCTATTTCAAACAAAAAGGCGACGCCTATGAGACACGCACAGAAGCTCAAGTAGCAGAGCGCAAACACCAGTTAGAAGTAGAAGCACAAAAAGCTAAAGGACAGCAGGAATTTTTAGCACGGGTAGACCAAGCCCTTAAAGGCGAAGCGGTAGAATGGCAACGCCACGATCGCCAGCGTTTAGAAGGGCTAGAAAAATATGCAGCCTTAATGGCGGATATCGTGCGGATGGGGGTAAGCTTTGACTCACTGTCCCGGGCTTATCCACCACCAGCCCCAGTATTGGAAACTATGACCATGCTGGGGCGTTCCGCCACTCCCCAAGGAGCTTTTCAACTGTTGGTAGACTTGGGCTGGTGGAGTAGCAACGAAAACTTATTCCTGCGGCGCTCGTCAATTCCGGTTCAGTTTCCTAGCAAGGTATTAGAAGTGGCGCAACAGCGTTTAGATTTACCACCATCCGATGAAGATGGGAACCGCTTAGATTTGACGCACCTGAAGGTGTACACAATTGATGACGAAAGTACAACCGAGATCGACGACGGTCTGAGTTGGGAATCACTCTCCAATGGACAAGAGTGTTTGTGGGTGCATATCGCCGATCCGACTCGGTTGTTAGCACCAGAAGACGAACTAGACCTAGAAGCCAGAAAACGCGGTAGTACAGTTTATTTACCTACGGGAATGATTCCCATGTTCCCGGAAGTCCTGGCTACCGGCCCCATGAGTTTAGTTCAGGGGCGGGTTTGTTGCGCCCTCAGCTTCGGAGTTGTTTTAGACCAAACTGGAGCCGTAGCCGAATTTAATATCCATCCCAGTATTATTAAACCCACCTATCGCCTCACCTATGAAGATGTAGACGAAATGTTGGAACTGGGCGTCGAGGGAGAGCCAGAAATTGCAGCGATCGCTATCTGGGCCAAACGGCGCAGAACTTGGCGCTACACTCAAGGCGCCATCAGCATCAACATGCCAGAGGCGATGATTAAAGTCAAAGGCGATGATATCAGCATCGATATTTTAGATGATTCCTCTGCTCGACAATTAGTAGCAGAAATGATGATCCTGGCGGGAGAAGTCGCAGCCCGCTACGGTCAAACTCACAACATACCCCTACCTTTCCGAGGTCAGCCACAGCCAGAATTACCCCCCGAACAAGAATTAATCCTGCTTCCAGCCGGATTTGTGCGCGCTTGCGCTATGCGTCGTTGTATGCCTAAGAGTGAAATGAGCATCACTCCTGTGCGTCATGCGGGTTTGGGTTTGAACACTTACACTCAAGCCACTTCACCCATCCGCCGCTACAGCGACTTACTCACCCATTTTCAGCTCAAAGCCCACCTACGGGGTGAAGTTCCCCCCTTCTCTGCTGAACAACTCAAAGAAGTGATGATGACAGTCACCAGTACTACCCAAGAGGTGACAATGGTAGAACGACAAACCAATAGATACTGGGCTTTGGAGTATTTGCGTCGTCATCCAGAGCAAGTTTGGCAAGTTACCGTTTTAATGTGGTTGCGAGAAGACAACAATCTGGCGCTGATTCTGTTAGAAGATTTGGGCTTACAATTGCCAATGACTTTTAAGAGAGATGTGAATTTAGGTGAACAGTTATTAGTGAAAGTGGGACTTGCTGATCCACAAAAAGATATGATTCAGTTTCAAGAAATAATTTATCAAGAAGCTGTTAATTGA
- a CDS encoding RDD family protein — MTIERVPQKHYPKAEIGRRGMALALDFLGVWLISSFLGNSSSGIQFIQIFVFAIAWLILRVFVVYNNQGQSLGRWAFDMKVLEVEAGEITGRIPILQALLKREAIIGVGALLVSIALGNIRANPTAILLVLPLAVDCGTAWYDPVQHQALHDRYSGTIIVSSRRGYALDLKIQRLVENWRRSMRR; from the coding sequence GGTATGGCATTAGCGCTGGATTTTCTGGGTGTCTGGTTAATCAGTTCTTTCTTGGGCAATAGTAGTTCTGGGATTCAATTTATCCAAATTTTCGTATTTGCGATCGCTTGGTTGATTTTACGAGTATTCGTCGTTTACAACAACCAAGGACAGAGTTTAGGGCGTTGGGCTTTTGATATGAAGGTGCTGGAAGTCGAAGCCGGCGAAATTACTGGCAGAATTCCCATCTTGCAAGCACTCCTAAAACGAGAAGCAATCATTGGTGTGGGTGCGCTTTTAGTCTCTATTGCCTTGGGCAACATCAGAGCTAATCCCACTGCTATACTGCTAGTACTTCCCTTGGCTGTTGACTGTGGTACAGCTTGGTATGATCCTGTCCAGCATCAAGCCTTGCATGACCGCTATTCTGGAACTATCATAGTTTCGTCGCGTCGCGGCTATGCGCTCGATCTAAAAATTCAGCGATTAGTTGAAAATTGGCGGCGCAGTATGAGAAGATAG